The following proteins come from a genomic window of Aspergillus oryzae RIB40 DNA, chromosome 4:
- a CDS encoding putative PHD and RING finger domain protein (PHD Zn-finger protein), translating into MSDTCIVCLGDLGESASDPLAVSAEAAPRLDVQVNGRSTDTSVKADGVDGSEDSGQIAQLLPCGHILHNNCLKPWVERANSCPICRRSFNVVELSDRIGGPVLSSYAVQDRVQVADVDPSMVIEYIEEDDLAGFSPCLICGDSDNEEFLLLCDGCDAPSHTYCLGLDTVPSGPWYCSRCETQRARALSPDSADRSSRAQDRRGRRTRAQQRQLQSRSQMNSLHWARVWQSVWDHLNLDLDFPFDDDRAAERARQQQRREEANQREFRAWQRRFEVAERQGGSNRFRDTAALLDIEAPRPSRPRVPREPTPEPESLEEMRAWNAFERAREIENDPSAARKRKEPTMSPSPEPTEPERKLKRPRTRRAEDLAALATQNGESSRAAGVQASARINAETSSEPSFLQSLLKEVEDASNDTTSHGNSAQVSVAATDHATPGPSSPSISPVPSNHSSPRLSSTTPPPHPRSRPISPLQLVTPTHPSSPPFSPDVSPTLSTEITPSQGFSDNTRRRIPRAAYRSNLLRANDKSPSRPNLSLAVKTDIQKLVSTALKPYYRSKTVSKDEYTEINRNISRMLYEQVGDVETIGADAKTDLETTAKEQVTKAIDALKQRHKMEDNDPVDDSS; encoded by the exons ATGTCCGACACTTGTATTGTGTGTTTAGGAGACCTTGGCGAAAGCGCCAGCGATCCTCTTGCCGTCTCCGCCGAGGCCGCGCCAAGACTTGATGTTCAAGTAAATGGCAGGTCGACCGACACCTCCGTCAAGGCAGATGGTGTGGATGGCAGTGAGGATTCTGGTCAGATCGCCCAGTTGCTCCCCTGTGGTCATATCTTACATAACAATTGTCTGAAGCCCTGGGTTGAACGAGCGAACAGTTGTCCAATATGCCGCCGCAGCTTCAACGTTGTGGAGCTCAGTGACCGAATCGGAG GTCCCGTACTCTCCTCCTATGCTGTGCAGGACCGCGTTCAAGTTGCGGATGTCGATCCTTCGATGGTGATAGAGTAcatcgaggaagacgatCTTGCCGGATTCTCACCTTGTCTTATTTGCGGAGATTCTGATAACGAAGAGTTTCTCCTTCTATGTGATGGGTGCGATGCCCCCTCGCATACGTACTGCCTCGGGCTTGATACTGTCCCGTCTGGGCCTTGGTACTGTTCAAGATGCGAGACCCAACGTGCTCGGGCGCTGTCCCCCGACAGTGCGGACAGGTCATCGCGCGCTCAGGACCGGCGCGGTCGCCGTACGAGGGCACAACAGCGGCAGCTACAGAGCCGTAGTCAGATGAACTCCCTTCACTGGGCTCGGGTATGGCAGTCCGTTTGGGATCACCTTAACCTGGACTTGGATTTTCCgtttgatgatgataggGCTGCCGAGCGTGCCCGGCAGCAACAACGACGGGAAGAAGCCAATCAGCGAGAATTTCGAGCTTGGCAGCGTCGTTTTGAAGTTGCAGAGCGACAAGGAGGTAGTAACCGCTTCAGGGATACGGCTGCCTTACTCGATATTGAGGCTCCGCGACCATCGCGGCCACGTGTACCGAGGGAGCCAACACCTGAGCCTGAGTCTTTGGAAGAGATGAGGGCGTGGAATGCTTTTGAAAGGGCTCGTGAGATCGAGAATGATCCTAGTGCGGcccggaaaagaaaggaaccgACAATGTCTCCCTCTCCAGAACCCACCGAGCCTGAACGGAAGCTAAAGCGTCCACGAACCCGCAGAGCTGAAGACTTAGCAGCCTTGGCTACACAGAATGGCGAGTCTTCCAGGGCTGCTGGTGTCCAGGCTTCCGCTCGAATCAACGCGGAAACCTCAAGCGAACCAAGCTTCCTTCAGTCTCTGTTgaaagaagtcgaggacgCTTCAAACGACACTACTTCTCATGGGAATTCTGCCCAAGTTTCGGTTGCAGCAACTGACCATGCTACTCCTGGGccttcttccccatcaaTTTCGCCCGTGCCATCTAACCACTCCTCACCCCGCCTATCCTCCACGACACCCCCACCTCACCCAAGGAGTAGGCCGATATCCCCACTACAGCTCGTGACGCCCACTCATCCCTCGTCGCCACCGTTTTCGCCCGATGTCTCTCCAACCCTCTCTACAGAAATTACACCGTCACAGGGGTTCTCAGACAACACCCGACGCCGTATTCCAAGGGCAGCATATCGCTCGAATTTATTGAGGGCGAACGACAAATCTCCGAGCCGGCCCAATCTATCCTTAGCGGTCAAGACTGATATACAGAAACTAGTCAGTACAGCCTTGAAGCCGTACTATCGTTCAAAGACTGTGTCAAAGGACGAGTACACCGAAATCAATCGGAATATATCCCGAATGCTATATGAACAAGTGGGCGACGTTGAAACCATTGGAGCTGATGCGAAGACCGACTTGGAGACTACTGCGAAGGAGCAGGTTACCAAGGCTATCGATGCCTTGAAACAGAGACATAAGATGGAGGACAACGACCCTGTTGATGATAGTTCTTGA